In Arachis stenosperma cultivar V10309 chromosome 1, arast.V10309.gnm1.PFL2, whole genome shotgun sequence, one DNA window encodes the following:
- the LOC130969956 gene encoding class V chitinase-like, whose product MGIKKIGIASFTTIVVLLFQQSWLAWGQVKGGYWYYDSGVDASSIDSSLYTHLYCAFAALDANTFQATLPSNVFSTFTQTVKRRNPNVNTFLSVGGGLGGNLSLHFSAMASQSSTRKAFIDSTIQLARSNGFGGVDLDWEYPSSDADRNNLALLLQEWQAANQEDSRNTGRASLLLTAAVAGSNQISSLQYYPIAAINDYTDWLNLMVYDLFIPEHYRSSTQPPAPLYNPGGVFSADEGVSSWIGLGIAANRLTFGLPFYGYAWNLVNPNNNGLFAPAAGPAQSSTGSMTYRQIRDFINNQRPQQVYHSAYVTNYCYSGNTWIGYDDTQSVSAKIIYAKGRGMVGYFSWQVNGDDTSSTLARTAYNTWDSSLRGEQQGSAQRLTEAK is encoded by the exons ATGGGCATAAAAAAGATAGGAATAGCGAGTTTCACAACCATTGTTGTGTTGTTATTCCAGCAAAGTTGGTTAGCATGGGGACAAGTTAAGGGAGGTTACTGGTACTATGACAGTGGGGTGGATGCTTCATCTATTGACTCATCCCTCTACACTCACCTCTACTGTGCTTTCGCCGCCCTTGATGCCAACACCTTCCAAGCCACCTTACCCTCCAATGTCTTCTCTACCTTCACTCAGACCGTCAAGCGCCGGAACCCTAACGTCAACACCTTTCTCTCCGTTGGCGGAGGCCTCGGCGGCAACTTGTCCCTTCACTTCTCCGCCATGGCCAGCCAAAGCAGCACCCGCAAGGCCTTTATAGACTCCACCATCCAGCTAGCCAGATCCAACGGCTTCGGAGGCGTGGATCTCGACTGGGAGTACCCTTCCTCCGACGCCGACAGGAACAACTTAGCTCTCCTCCTCCAAGAATGGCAAGCAGCTAATCAAGAAGATTCTAGAAACACCGGGAGAGCTTCGTTGCTTTTGACAGCTGCCGTTGCTGGATCTAACCAGATATCTTCATTGCAGTATTACCCTATAGCCGCCATTAACGACTACACGGACTGGTTGAACCTTATGGTGTACGATCTGTTCATTCCGGAACACTATCGTTCTTCGACACAGCCACCTGCACCGTTGTACAACCCTGGAGGAGTGTTCAGTGCAGATGAAGGGGTTTCGTCGTGGATTGGACTCGGAATTGCCGCTAATAGGTTGACTTTTGGGTTGCCCTTTTATGGATATGCATGGAATTTGGTGAACCCTAATAATAATGGATTGTTTGCTCCTGCTGCTGGTCCTGCTCAAAGTTCCACCGGGAGCATGACGTATAGGCAGATTAGAGATTTCATAAACAATCAAAGGCCACAacaagtgtatcactcagctTATGTGACTAATTATTGTTATTCTGGGAATACCTGGATTGGTTATGATGATACTCAGAGTGTCTCTGCTAAGATCATATACGCCAAGGGCAGAGGAATGGTTGGATATTTTTCATGGCAGGTTAATGGGGATGACACCTCTTCCACCCTTGCTAGAACCG CTTATAATACTTGGGATAGCAGCTTACGCGGAGAGCAACAGGGTTCAGCTCAGAGGTTGACAGAAGCTAAATAA